The genomic window AACAACTGCTAAAATCAAAAATAGAAGGCTTTTGACATTTAATATCCTGTCATAACAACGCAAAAAAACTGTTATAAAGATATATGCCAACCTATCAAGTCAGATCACATCTCTAATATATTCTTAAACATGAGGATCTCAGTATTTCACCACAGGACTCTAGTCTtacttttatatacttttaatgtACATTTCAATGTCTTGAATTAAAGCTGGTTATGAAGAGCACTGGGTGTACCCTGCAAAAACCACAAGAGATGTTTAATGCTATAGTGGTAAAGTAAAAGCACGCCTTACTTGAAAAGGCTAACTTCCTCTTTTCAAATCCTTTATTCTAATGCAGTTGTTAGTgaagcaaaaacaaacatatcCGAAATAGTCACAAAACTATTTGCATAAAAGCCATGTAAGACATTTGAAACAGTATGAAAAATGATCAGAGGTGGACAGTAAGTACATTTACTTGATTGCTGTACCTAAGTACACTTTCTGAGTATATGTAGTTTGCTTGAGTATTATTTTTCCTGGAAACTTGGGACTTTAACTTCACTATGATTGAAAGAGAAATATCTTACTTGTTATACCACTACATTTTTATCAAAGTCCTCCAAGTAGAAAGTCGTTACTACAGCAGCTTTGCACGTCAGTGGGTGATTTGTTTCTTCTCTAAAAGTTTTTTTAGACAGCCTTTAAGTAATCACTTTTGTAGGGTTACGTGATTTCCTTGAATTTTTTGAACACTGACTAGTTGCTCCCACCCCCACAGAAGCAACTAGGCAGTGTGCAATGCTAGGAAATCACTTCACGTAACCCCACAAAAGTGATTATTTATAGGATGTTAAATATatcttttaaatatattgattttttttggtCAGCTCACTTTTTGGTTTATATAGGTTTTTAACATTCTAAAAGCTCTTCATTTCAAAGATACTGCAAGCTAGTCTGTGTATTCAATTGATGTAATCTATTGTACATTGATTCAGAGGCATAAGGTATTGCaagtattaacaataataaaacagtgcattgacataaaaatgacatttaatttattacttaaGTACTTTTAAAACCAAGTATTTCTGTACTTTTACTGAAGTAAAAATCTGTCTTTACAACCTTCACTTTTAATGGAGTAATCTTTGTCCAGTATCTGTATTTTCACTCAAGTAATAGAGTTGTGTACTATTGAACCTTTGAAAATTATTACCCAACAGCCATATTAAGCTGGTAGCTTGTAAATATGTTTACACATGCTCTGAGACTGGATGGTGCCCTAAAATTTCTGTTCCTGTTAAAACAGACAATTTTGAAAGTTTCAATCAGGCTATTGAGTTTTACTTCCTCCTGTGACTCACATAGCATGTttgatttctttttgttttctcctaTTATGACAACTGGCAACCTGCAGTTTGCATACAGTAGAGTATCAGACACAATAATGGTGGGCAGGTAATCAAATTTAACTTTTTCTGTCTTGAAAAATGCTAGACTGGTAGTACTTTAATATGCAACATGTTTTAAGACTGCAAACATAAACTTGCGATTGTACAAAATTTGGTATAATGTGCATTGATTGACTGACAGTTTTTGGATCAGAAATTGAGAACTTCTGTTTCTCCTTTTGGTTTTGCTACGTTTTTGTCCGTGAtggccaagctgaattttcagtagacAATACTCCAATGTCACATTTtccagaaatgattctaataaaCTGATTTATTGCTCACAAAACCATTCTTATTggtgtcaatgttgaaaacaattgtgctgcttaataatgtttgtggaaactatgatgaAGTTTCAgaatttcaggattctttgatgaatagaacgttGGAATGAACAGTCTTtaattgaaataatgtttttgtaagacATTATCCATTAATTTTATGGGCATTTCCAATAAATCACACCATGCAGTGCAAAATTCAAGTAAAAACTATGACTTTTGATTAGTTTTTAATGCATACTTACTGAATAAaatcattcatttaattaatttttttacaggatGCGACTCTTGGGAACGGAGGAGTCTataactatttttatattaattttggcACAAGGCTTTCACTACTCCAGGACATGTGTTTGTGACCAGCAATATTTCTGCAATTGTTCATCAAATCATCTCCAACAGGTCCCAAAAGTTCCAGCGAATGCCCTTGGCCTTGACCTGTCTTTCAATCAAATTAAGTCTATACACATGAATGATCTCAGCCCATACAGTGAGCTGAAAACTCTAAACTTGCATAAGAACAAGCTCAAGTTTATTCACAAAGATGCTTTTAAATCTCAACATAAACTGGAAGTTCTTGATCTGTCCTTAAACAACCTGAAAAATCTGTCTTCTTCTTGGTTCCACGAGCTAAACTCTCTTCAGCAACTGAACCTTGCAGGAAACCCATATCCCACCTTGGGACCTGCTCCAATCTTCCAGTCTCTCCTTAACCTAAGGACACTGCGAGTAGGTAGTCCTTCACTGAGGGAGGTATACAAAAATGGCTTAGATGGGCTCACTCATCTGGACGAGATGACGTTCATTGCCAGTAATCTGAAGTCCTATGAGAATGGGAGTTTAAAGGCAGCCCGTCCCATTGGTTTAGTCTCTTTAAACCTTCAGAATCTATTTCAGAATGATCCAGAATTAGTCTCTGAGGTTCTTCAAGATGTCTCCCACCCTGAAACTCTGCTGATAATCAATGATGCTGTACTCAAAACAAACATTTCGACAGAACCCTTTAAAGCGGCAAGAGAAGGTGGAACTAAAAGCTTGAGTTTCCAAAATAGCACCACAACTGATGAAGCAATGACCTCTTTATTAATGGTCATGGATGGTTCTTCTTTGTCATATATTGGTcttgaaaatgtgcatttgattGGCCAAGGGTGGTGGCAAAAAGCTTCGTATACACATTATGAAAACTTGCATACAGCCTACATACGTAATCTCGAGATCCAAGGTTTTTTTAAGTTTAGTAGCATGATGCAGTTAGGATTTCTACTGGTGCATCTCCATAAGGTGTCCGTTATTAATGGCACAGTGTTTGTTATTCCACGGCAAACTACCCCACTGTTAAAAAATCTTGAATATTTGGACCTTAGCCAGAATCTCCTTTCAGACCTGACAATTGAACCTACCTTATATACAGATTATGGTGCATATCAAAACCTCAACACTCTTAATGTGAGccagaacattttaaaatctctTGGACTGATTTCTCGATTGGCCACTAAGCTTAAGAGTCTCAGATATTTAGATTTAAGTCATAATAGTTTTGTTTCTATGCCAGAAAGCTGTAGCTGGCCAGCGACTCTCAGGTTTCTGAATCTTTCCAGCACAAAGCTACGTAAGATGACCCCTTGCCTGCCTTCTAGCTTGACGGCCCTGGATCTCAGTGAAAATGATCTGATGGTATTCAACCAAAGATTTCCCCAACTTACTATGCTTATACTGACAGGCAACCGATTTATGAAACTGCCACATGGGGAATTATTTCCAAGGCTGCAGAACCTGCTTATCCAAAGGAATGCCTTGCGAATGTTTAATGGCAGTGATTTGAAGAGATTTAAATCCTTACAATATTTAGAAGCGAGTAACAATAATTTTGTATGCTCCTGTGAGTTTGTATCTTTCTTCAGACATGATGTTAACCATTTCATCACGATAAGGGATGGTCTTCACAATTATGTGTGTGACACTCCATTCACTCTCAGAGGTGATGCTGTTGACAGTGTCAGTTTGTCAGTTTTCGAGTGTTACATGATCCCTGCTGTCTTAGTGCTTTGTTCATTGATCATCATAGTCCTTGGACTAATTGTTGTCACCTGCTATAAGTTTCACATTATATGGTACCTGCAGATGACCAAAGCATGGATTCAAGCGAAACGAAAACCTGCAGTTGGTCAACTGGCCGAAGAGCTCCGCTACGACGCTTTTGTATCCTACAGTCAACATGACGCTGAGTGGGTCGAGGAGATCCTTGTTCCAGAGCTGGAGAGCGCTCATCCTCCATTTGCCTTGTGTTTGCACAAACGGGACTTCCAGCCGGGCCGCTGGATCGTGGACAACATCATCGACTCGATTGAAAAAAGCCATCGGACTCTTTTTGTTCTGTCTGAGCACTTTGTTACCAGCGAATGGTGCCGATATGAGCTGGACTTCTCACATTTCCGCATAGTCGATGAACACAATGACTCTGCCGTCCTGGTTCTCCTTGAGCCAATCGAGAAGGAGACCATTCCCAAACGTTTCTGCAAGCTACGGAAGATTATGAACTCCAGGACGTATCTGGAGTGGCCCGAAGACGAGGAAAAGAGAAGAGAGTTCTGGAGCAACCTGAAAGCTGCCCTACAAAAAGATGAATGATGAAGCAAGACTAACCCAAATATCAAAACTCAATGTCTTTATGATGCATTTtctgattttcttttatttgtaggCCTACTGTACAGTGTTATCattaacttaaaaacaaaactaaatatgttcattaaaataaagctgaaacttaaaagtacaatttgtaagatatttgcaataaaatatccaaaaaccactaggctagtgttatatattttgtccagctgattacttacaatatctgtaatgttttcaactaattcccattctaaacagtgacacggggcagtgcagtcgcctgtcaatgacgttagttaccctttgtttcCACCTTttctgacgtagaaaccacataaCAACAGTGTCGCGAACAAATGCGGAAGTGGTGTGGAACataatggaacataattactgtttaccgtctgccgctggttctgtcgacaaggacagctcccacttatgctattataacgatcaacaagattagtattatggggcatacatgcAAACACAGGGCATCTCGTCTCTAGATCCGCGCAAGGACACGtttgatccatagtctgatcacgtctttgcattgactttgtttgtaatctactcgcgcaaatcgttgaactcgtttgctatgtatgcccaattTTTGTGTTTCAATGACTAAAGTTTATGTAGGTGCAGTGTTATTGCATTTGGTTATTTACTGCTTTATTTACCCTGCTCATTTCACCtgacaatgtaaataaatacagtttttatttacagaaatattaatCAATCATTATTGCAAAAGATATTGgttagttaaaaataacatttattattattgatttgaaCACTTGAAACTGTGCTGTTATAACACGATCAAATTGGACAAATATTCTAACATCTATGACTAAACATTTAGTTGTAAAACTTCCATTACTCGGGTCTAATTCCATATAATAAAATgatgacatcaaacacaacattataaaacatctgttgaatccatgatttatctttccgtctgactgatggccgtcagcggttgggaagaagacaacaaatcccatcattccacgctatttcttagcatcatcaaaacCACgcgattattattgttttggtagtgcgccctctcgtggcaggtcctacaacctgtacctttaattgaaaaaacttaaaggtgctgtacgTAGGCTTGACAATGAGTGGTTGAACTAGATATTGAATtccaaatttaaaatattgaagTGGGATTTTTTTCACCTGGTCCTTCCTCCTCAGACTTGGTCTTGCATAGCCAGACCtttaatagccttatttatactTCTGCATTGAACCAACTCCATAGGTTATGTGTAG from Carassius auratus strain Wakin chromosome 1, ASM336829v1, whole genome shotgun sequence includes these protein-coding regions:
- the LOC113093059 gene encoding toll-like receptor 2 type-2 isoform X2 — its product is MIRGGQMRLLGTEESITIFILILAQGFHYSRTCVCDQQYFCNCSSNHLQQVPKVPANALGLDLSFNQIKSIHMNDLSPYSELKTLNLHKNKLKFIHKDAFKSQHKLEVLDLSLNNLKNLSSSWFHELNSLQQLNLAGNPYPTLGPAPIFQSLLNLRTLRVGSPSLREVYKNGLDGLTHLDEMTFIASNLKSYENGSLKAARPIGLVSLNLQNLFQNDPELVSEVLQDVSHPETLLIINDAVLKTNISTEPFKAAREGGTKSLSFQNSTTTDEAMTSLLMVMDGSSLSYIGLENVHLIGQGWWQKASYTHYENLHTAYIRNLEIQGFFKFSSMMQLGFLLVHLHKVSVINGTVFVIPRQTTPLLKNLEYLDLSQNLLSDLTIEPTLYTDYGAYQNLNTLNVSQNILKSLGLISRLATKLKSLRYLDLSHNSFVSMPESCSWPATLRFLNLSSTKLRKMTPCLPSSLTALDLSENDLMVFNQRFPQLTMLILTGNRFMKLPHGELFPRLQNLLIQRNALRMFNGSDLKRFKSLQYLEASNNNFVCSCEFVSFFRHDVNHFITIRDGLHNYVCDTPFTLRGDAVDSVSLSVFECYMIPAVLVLCSLIIIVLGLIVVTCYKFHIIWYLQMTKAWIQAKRKPAVGQLAEELRYDAFVSYSQHDAEWVEEILVPELESAHPPFALCLHKRDFQPGRWIVDNIIDSIEKSHRTLFVLSEHFVTSEWCRYELDFSHFRIVDEHNDSAVLVLLEPIEKETIPKRFCKLRKIMNSRTYLEWPEDEEKRREFWSNLKAALQKDE
- the LOC113093059 gene encoding toll-like receptor 2 type-2 isoform X1, with the translated sequence MFTHALRLDGALKFLFLLKQTILKVSIRLLSFTSSCDSHSMFDFFLFSPIMTTGNLQFAYSRVSDTIMVGRMRLLGTEESITIFILILAQGFHYSRTCVCDQQYFCNCSSNHLQQVPKVPANALGLDLSFNQIKSIHMNDLSPYSELKTLNLHKNKLKFIHKDAFKSQHKLEVLDLSLNNLKNLSSSWFHELNSLQQLNLAGNPYPTLGPAPIFQSLLNLRTLRVGSPSLREVYKNGLDGLTHLDEMTFIASNLKSYENGSLKAARPIGLVSLNLQNLFQNDPELVSEVLQDVSHPETLLIINDAVLKTNISTEPFKAAREGGTKSLSFQNSTTTDEAMTSLLMVMDGSSLSYIGLENVHLIGQGWWQKASYTHYENLHTAYIRNLEIQGFFKFSSMMQLGFLLVHLHKVSVINGTVFVIPRQTTPLLKNLEYLDLSQNLLSDLTIEPTLYTDYGAYQNLNTLNVSQNILKSLGLISRLATKLKSLRYLDLSHNSFVSMPESCSWPATLRFLNLSSTKLRKMTPCLPSSLTALDLSENDLMVFNQRFPQLTMLILTGNRFMKLPHGELFPRLQNLLIQRNALRMFNGSDLKRFKSLQYLEASNNNFVCSCEFVSFFRHDVNHFITIRDGLHNYVCDTPFTLRGDAVDSVSLSVFECYMIPAVLVLCSLIIIVLGLIVVTCYKFHIIWYLQMTKAWIQAKRKPAVGQLAEELRYDAFVSYSQHDAEWVEEILVPELESAHPPFALCLHKRDFQPGRWIVDNIIDSIEKSHRTLFVLSEHFVTSEWCRYELDFSHFRIVDEHNDSAVLVLLEPIEKETIPKRFCKLRKIMNSRTYLEWPEDEEKRREFWSNLKAALQKDE